GTGCGGGTGGCCGGGGCCGGGTCGGTCCGCATGGTGATCCAGGCGGTGCGGGTATTGCTCGCGGCCTGCGCGCCCAGCTGCTCCCAGCCCTTGGCGGCCTCGCCGTTGGCGAATCGGATGTCCCACTCGTCCGCGGCGGGCGGCGGTGCTGCGCGGTCTCCGCGCTTGGGGCTCATGCGGCCGCGCCGGGCTCCGGCACGGGGCCGAAGTCCTCGCCGGAGTCGGTGGTCAGCGCGGCGTACAGCTCGGGGTCGGCGTGCACCTCGGCGGTGTGCCGCCACTCGGTGATGAGCTGGGCGACGGCCGAGTTGTTGTCCAGCTCGGTCGCAGCGCCCAGGGCGTCGACCAGCTCGACGGAGAACTCGCGCACGTCGTGCGCGGGGAGGTAGCGCACCCACGGGAAGGTGGCGGGCAGCACGTCCAGCACCAGGGTGCGGCCTGCCGGCGTGCGCATCATCTCCACAAACATGCGGCTGGTCGCGCCCATCACCTCCTGGTCCTGCTCGGCCCGCGCGGCCGTCGTCAGCACCAGGTCCTCGTCGTCTCGACGCCGGAGGAGCATCCGGCGGGCCCCCCGGAGTGCGGCCAGCGTCGCCTTCGGCTTGTTCAACAGCTCTGACAGGTTCCTCTCCATCACGGTCATGAGTTGAAGCTTAGTTGACAAGTCTGCCGCATGGGAGGTTGTTTCTGCGGTCGGCTCCCGGCCGGGGCGTGATGAGCATGCGCTGATCCTGTCAGGAGGGCCGGGCCCCTGGCGAGCCACCGTCAGACGAGACGGATGGAGCGCCAGCTCCGGGCACTGCGGCTGATCAGCCCGTGCCGTTCCAGCCTCCCGAGCTGGTACGCCGTCGAACTCGTGCTGGACAGACCGACCTGCTGACCGCCCTCGCCGTGCTCGGCGATCCACTCGCGGACACAGATCAGGATCCGGCGCTGTGTCTCGGTGACCTCGTTCATGCCGTCTCCGTCCAGCCGCGCGCACGCGCGTGGTGCCGCAGCTCCACCCGGGCCGCCGGCGGTCGGCCCGCCTCGGTCCAGAACGGGTGACCGGCCAAGCTGCACGACAGCAGGATGAGGCGGCGCCGGAGCGCCGTTGTGTCGGCCACGGGGGAGCGGTGGGCGAGCTCCTCGTATGTGCGGATCCAGTCGCGCTGCACCTGCACCAGGTCGTCGGGGAAGCTGTTTCGCGCCATGGCCCGATTGGAGCACGTGTTCGATTTTTGGGGCATGGGGAGACACGCGGGATGCGCCCTGACGGGCAGCGGCTGACTCTGGAGTCATGAGGGCCATCTGGTCCGGCGTGATCCAGTTCGGGATGGTCGCGCTGCCCGTCCGGCTGTACGGGGCGACCGAGGAGCACGCCGTGCGACTCCACGAGATTCATGCCGCCGACGGCAGCCGAGTCGAGCACCGGCGCTTCTGTCGCGCCGAGGGCAGGGAGATCCCGTACGAGGAAGTGGGGCGCGGCTTCGCGATGCCCGACGGCAGCGTGGTGCCGCTCACCGAGGCGGACCTGGAGCGCCTGCCGCTGCCGACGAAGCACACCTGCGAGGTGCTCGGCTTCGTGCCGGGCGCGGACATCGACCCGATCAGTTTCGCCCGGCCCTACTACGCAGGCCCGGGAGGTCCGGGCGCCGAGAGGCCGTACGCGCTGCTCGTGGAGGCCCTCGCCCGCACCGGAATGGTCGGCGTGGCCAAGCTCGCCATCAGAAGCCGGGAGCGCCTGGCACTGCTGCGCCCGCGCCGTGGCGTGCTGGTCGTTCAGACCCTGCTCTGGGAAGACGAGCTGCGTGAACCCGGTGATCTGGCCCCGTCGGCGCCGGTCACCGACCGGGAGCTGGCGCTGGCCGAAGTGCTGATCAGGGAACTGACGGGTGTCGAGAAGCGCGAGCTGCACGACGAGTACGGACACGCCCTTGAGCAGCTGATCGCGGCAAAGGCCAGCGGCGACGAGCTGGCCGAGGCGCCGGCGCAGACGGTGCCGGCAGTGGACCTGATGGCCGCCCTGGAAGCGAGCGTACGAGCGGCGCGCGCCGAACGCGGCGACTGAAAAATGCGCCCATGACGGCCGCCACCATGGGCGTGATCGTGTGCGTGCTGCGGCCGTGGGGCGAGATTCCCCCGGGCGACCCGACCACTTAGCGGCGGATGTGGATGCTGATCTGGACCCCTCCGCCGAGCCCTGCCGCCGCGAGGACCATCGCGACGGCCAGCTCTACGGGGCCGCCCTTCAGGTAAACAACAAGGGCGGTAGTGAGGCAGAGGGCAACGACGATGTACGGCGCCCAGGCGAGCGCCTGAGCTCCTGGCCGCGGGGCCAGGTCTGTGCCGTTGGGCCGGATGGTCTCGGGTGTAGCGTCGTCGGTCGTCACCGGGTGCTCCTTCTCTTCCGCGCTGGATCAGGTGGACCACAACCCTGGTGATCTGAAGGGGAAGCACGGCCGTTGCTTGCGAGGCCGGCCGGGCTTCCCCTTCGTCGTGCGCGGGTTCAGGTCGCTGGAGCATCAAAGTACTGGGCCGAACTCGACTGAGAGGCAGGTCAGTTGGCCGCCCACGACCTCATTGTCAAGATCAAAAATGACCGGAGGGAACGACTGAGCAGAGTTGAGTTACCTTCTGTTCCAGGGTCTGCCCGTCTTTAGTTCGTGCGTAAAAAGTGCAGGTGACAGCGTCGCCGCATCAGAGGAGGCGACTCTGCGAGGGTTGCGGTGATCTCCTCGCCGCATGGTGAGAGTCACACGACTTTCTCGCGGGCGCTGACCCAGGCGGCCTCAACAGCACCCCGATCAGGGCGTTGTCCTCCCATCGGTCGCCGATCTTCAGCCCTCTGGTTATGCGCAGCCCTACGGCGCCGTGGGCTCGCCGCCGATGAGAGCGAGGGTCTCGGCAAAGGCCCGGCGGTCAGCGAGGGCATGCCGCGCGCGCGACCAGGGCCAGCCGAAGAACTGGCGCTGAACGGGCACGGTCAGCGCGAGCAGCAGCTCCAGCTTCGTGTCCTCCTCGCGCTCGGACAGCACCACCATGCGGACGTTGCCGGCGTAGTCGACGGCGAACTGGATGAGGTGGGACATGGGCCAGCTGCCGGCGTACGTGGCGACGTTGTCGATCAGCCACCTCGTCGCGTCGTCGAGCTGCTGCAGCCAACGTTCCCGCTCACCCGCCAGTCGTTCACGCATGACCGGCGTCCAACCGGGATCGTCGGCCAGCGGGAGCTGGATCCTCTGCAGCAGCGAGGACGCAGAGATGATCCGCATCATGTGCGCGCCGAAGGTGTCCCGGGCGGTGTGGACCTCGCCCAACCGCTTCCTGCGGGCTTCCATCCGCGGGGTGACGAACAGACCGACCGCGAGAGCGGTCACCACGGCGGTGACAGCGGCCACCAGAAGGGTCCACACGGTGTTAGGCATGGCGCACATGCTCCCGCACCGCACGGGACCGCCGGGACGGTCAGCTCGTCGGTCCCTCGACCTCGCCCTGCGCCGTCCACTTCTTGCGTACGCGCTCGCGGCCGTCGGTCTCCTCGATGAGCCGGATCACCACGGCCGGGCCGGTGCCGTACAGCCCGACCCACTCCGTGTACCGGTCCTGGGCGGTACCCGGGACGGTCCACTGGCCCTCGACGATCGGGCCGTTCTCCTCGAACTGCAGCCGGGCGAGGTGCCTGGTCGTCCCCACGCGCTGCTCCTCGCCTCGGTGCTCGCGCCCCATCATCCCGCGCGCCCGGGCCAAAGGTTTTCGGCCCCGTTCTCCAGGCGATCACACGCAGCCCACGGCGTACGCCTGTCGCGCGGCGACCACAACCCAGCTGGAGCCTTGGAATCCAAGGTATGTGAGAATACTAGTACACGAAGCATTGGGGGAATGGTCCACGACACCTTCGAAAGCAAGGTATCGTGGAACGCGGAAAGCCACCGCCCCGACCTTGCAGGTGCTAGCCCATGAGGTCCGGGGGTGGCTTTCTCGAAGCGTCAATTCCTCAAGCAAGGAACACGACATGTCGAATGCTACAGATCCCAGGCCCATAGCGCAGCAGCCCCATGCTGGACCTGGAGGCACCTCCCGGCGGCTGGCCGGGGGTGCTAGGGCGTGAACGGTTCTCTTGATGGGCGAACCGCGGTGTTGCTCCTCGCTGGGGGCGGAGCAACGTATGTGGCTCTGCAGCACCCGACGTTCGGGACGGCGCTTCTGGTCGGTGTCGCAATCGTCGCGATCCTTCACGTGCTGCTGCGCCAGCAGTAGCACCCTGCACGCCACCGCCCTCCGGCGGAATCTCCGATATGCCTCGCGCCGTGAAGCGGCTTGAGCGCTTCACGGCCGAGGTTGGCGTCAACGATCCGCAAGAGGCTGGGCGGCATGTACATCGAGACCGTGACCAAGCTGCACGCCGGCGGCAAGTTCGGCAGGTTTATCAACAACCACCTCAGGCGAGCCCTGGGTGGGAAGGTGCCGCGCGCCGAGGAAGCCCGTGATCGAGAACGTCCGGGGGTAGCTCGCACACGGCGTCGTGCCCTGACGTGGGCACCTACCAACGCGGGCCACTCAACGCGCTCCTCAACTCCTTTGATGTTCTCGCGACTTGGCCGCGCGACCCGCACGGGCTGTCGGTGCCGTACGTCAGACTGTTCCCCGGCGGCCTGACGGGCTCGCTGCCAGACATGGCAGCGGCCCCCTGCTCGTAACAGGAGGCCGCCGGAAGACGGAGAAGATCCACGACTAAGGAGGACGGGATTTCCACCAAGGAAGAGCCTACGGGCCACCACTGTCAACGCAAGCATCTGGAAGGGCCGCCGCTCGGCGAAGCACCTGACCAGGCCACCACTGGACCAGGCCGAAGGCACTTCCGGCGCCTGGTCGCCGCGGCCAGCGACGAGCTGACCCGCATAGCGATGAACGCGACCTTCTACGGGGCGGCCGCCCTTGTCATCTACTGCTGGCAGCACCGCTGACCAGCGTCGGCCGGGCCACATTCGGTGGCCCGGCCATGCCCACAGGCTCATGCACTCCGTGCACGTCGACTAGATCACCCTCGTCGAGATGAA
Above is a genomic segment from Streptomyces sp. NBC_01750 containing:
- a CDS encoding LexA family protein — encoded protein: MNEVTETQRRILICVREWIAEHGEGGQQVGLSSTSSTAYQLGRLERHGLISRSARSWRSIRLV
- the ku gene encoding non-homologous end joining protein Ku, producing MRAIWSGVIQFGMVALPVRLYGATEEHAVRLHEIHAADGSRVEHRRFCRAEGREIPYEEVGRGFAMPDGSVVPLTEADLERLPLPTKHTCEVLGFVPGADIDPISFARPYYAGPGGPGAERPYALLVEALARTGMVGVAKLAIRSRERLALLRPRRGVLVVQTLLWEDELREPGDLAPSAPVTDRELALAEVLIRELTGVEKRELHDEYGHALEQLIAAKASGDELAEAPAQTVPAVDLMAALEASVRAARAERGD
- a CDS encoding DUF6247 family protein, whose translation is MTVMERNLSELLNKPKATLAALRGARRMLLRRRDDEDLVLTTAARAEQDQEVMGATSRMFVEMMRTPAGRTLVLDVLPATFPWVRYLPAHDVREFSVELVDALGAATELDNNSAVAQLITEWRHTAEVHADPELYAALTTDSGEDFGPVPEPGAAA